In the Gossypium raimondii isolate GPD5lz chromosome 9, ASM2569854v1, whole genome shotgun sequence genome, one interval contains:
- the LOC105798428 gene encoding COP9 signalosome complex subunit 3 isoform X2, whose product MNSVEGLVNQIQGLSTTASDVLSLQNLLKQADDSLHAESTRLLPFLDQLDPSKHSLGYLYFLEACTAGPVTKEQAGSYVLMIARFITSCIAEQIRLAPDKFITVCKRFKDQVLLLEEPLRGVAPMLTAIRKLQSSSEHLTALHPEFLLLCLLSRCYKAGLSILEEDVFEVDQPRDLFLFCYYGGMISIGKKWFRKALELLHNVVTAPMSTVNAIAVEAFKKYILVSLIHHGQRNLKNLCQPYIELANSYSNGKIADIETYVEANKDKFESDNNLGLVKQAVSSMYKRNIQRLTQTYLTLSLQDIANRVQLNSPKEAEMHVLQMIKDGEIYATINQKDGMVRFLEDPEQYKTCEMIEHIDSSIQRLMTLSKKLNGVDELMSCDPLYLLKAGRERQRFDFDDFDNVPQRFNI is encoded by the exons ATGAACTCAGTGGAAGGTTTAGTGAATCAAATCCAGGGACTATCAACCACTGCCTCCGATGTTTTATCgctgcaaaatttgcttaaacAAGCTGATGACTCGCTCCATGCCGAGTCCACTCGGTTGTTGCCTTTTCTCGACCAACTCGACCCTTCCAAGCACTCTCTGGGTTACCTCTATTTCCT GGAGGCATGCACTGCTGGTCCAGTTACAAAAGAGCAAGCTGGTTCATATGTGTTAATGATTGCCAGATTTATCACTTCATGCATTGCTGAGCAAATTCGATTGGCGCCTGATAAGT TTATAACCGTGTGTAAGAGGTTCAAAGACCAAGTTCTTTTGCTCGAGGAGCCCTTGCGTGGGGTGGCTCCAATGCTGACCGCTATTCGAAAGCTTCAGTCATCTTCCGAACATTTGACTGCTTTACACCCGGAGTTTCTCTTGCTTTGTTTGCTGTCAAGGTGCTATAAAGCTGGTCTTTCCATTCTGGAAGAAGATGTTTTCGAGGTTGATCAACCAAGAGaccttttccttttttgctATTACGG GGGAATGATAAGCATTGGAAAAAAGTGGTTCCGGAAAGCATTGGAGCTTCTACACAAT GTTGTGACTGCTCCAATGTCTACCGTTAATGCTATAGCTGTCGAGGCTTTTAAAAAGTACATATTGGTCTCCCTTATTCACCATGGACAG AGAAATTTGAAGAACTTATGTCAG CCATATATCGAACTGGCAAATAGTTATAGCAACGGCAAAATTGCAGACATAGAGACATATGTAGAGGCAAACAAGGATAAATTCGAAAGC GACAACAATCTAGGCTTGGTGAAGCAAGCTGTATCATCTATGTATAAACGAAATATCCAGAGGTTGACACAGACATATTTAACTCTCTCACTTCAAGATATTGCTAATAGAGTGCAACTGAATAGCCCTAAGGAAGCGGAAATGCATGTTCTTCAAATG attaaagATGGTGAGATATATGCAACGATAAACCAAAAGGATGGGATGGTTCGATTCCTAGAAGATCCCGAACAATATAAGACCTGCGAAATGATTGAGCATATTGACTCATCAATCCAAAG GTTGATGACCCTGTCTAAGAAGCTGAATGGTGTGGATGAACTAATGTCATGTGATCCATTGTATCTACTTAAG GCCGGGAGAGAGCGACAGAGGTTCGACTTTGATGACTTCGACAACGTTCCTCAAAGGTTTAACATATGA
- the LOC105798427 gene encoding protein TPLATE — protein sequence MDILFAQIQADLRSNDALRQSGALLSALQQSAAGRDISIIAKSAVEEIVAAPASAVCKKLAFDLIRSTRLTADLWDSVSTGIRNDFHFPDPDVVAAAVSILAAIPSYSLAKLITDSNAEISACFDSPSDNLRFSITETLGCVLARDDLVTLCESNVNLLDKVSAWWARIGQNMLDKSDTVSKVAFESVGRLFQELDSKRMSRLAGDKLVDSENSLAIRSNWVSSMVDFVWKKRSTLMARSLILPVESFRATVFPLVFAVKAVASGGLEVIRKISKGSKVNGTVVDSNAEKLVGVSDLVTHLAPFLASSLEPALIFDVGINMLYLADVPGGKPEWASQSIIAILTLWDRQEFASARESIVRAVVTNLHLLDLHMQVSLFKRLLLMVRNLRAESDRMHALACICRTALCVDLFAKESVRRGQKPLAGTDIASLFEDPSVKDDLHNVTSKSLFREELVATLVESCFQLSLPLPEQKNSGMESRVIGALAYGTGYGALNWTETALEVVEVCRPCVKWDCDGRTYAVDCYLKLLVRLCHIYDTRGGVKRVKDGASQDQILNETRLQNLQRDLVKDLREVSTSRICARLLWAISEHINLEGLDPLLADDPEDPLNIIVSNIHKVLFNADASTDTTNRPQDVQAALLCAQRLGSRHARAGQLLTKELEEFRTCTLADSVNKHQCRMILQRIKYISNRPESRWVGASEARGDYPFSHHKLTVQFYDASAAQDRKLEGLVHKAILELWRPDPSELTLLLTKGIDSASLKVPPTARTLTGSSDPCYIEAYHLADAGDGRITLHLKVLNLTELELNRVDVRVGLSGSLYFMDGSPLAVRQLRNLVSQDPVLCSVTVGVSQFERCGFWVQVLYYPFFGSGTVGDYDGDYSEEDPQIMRLKRSLRPELGEPVILRCQPYKIPLTELLLPHKISPVEFFRLWPSLPAIVEYTGTYIYEGSGFKATAAQQYGSSPFLSGLKSLYSKPFHRVCSHIIRTVAGFQLCYAAKTWHGGFLGLMIFGASEVSRNVDLGDETTTMMCKFVVRASDASITKQIESDPQGWLDDLTDGGVEYMPEDEVKVAATERLRISMERIALLKAAQPKKTLKTEDKAEDEESDEDEDDEDKEKKKKKEGEEDDKAKGPSTLSKLTAEEAEHRALQAAVLQEWHMLCKDRSMKVG from the exons atggaTATTCTTTTTGCTCAAATCCAAGCGGATCTCCGCTCAAACGATGCTCTCCGCCAGTCCGGCGCTCTTCTTTCCGCCCTCCAACAATCCGCCGCCGGTCGCGACATTTCCATAATTGCCAAATCCGCCGTTGAAGAAATCGTCGCCGCCCCTGCTTCCGCCGTCTGCAAAAAGCTCGCCTTCGACCTCATCCGATCCACTCGTTTAACCGCCGACCTTTGGGATTCTGTCTCCACCGGCATCCGTAACGACTTCCACTTCCCCGATCCCGATGTCGTTGCTGCTGCAGTCTCCATCCTCGCTGCCATCCCTTCTTATTCCCTCGCCAAACTTATCACCGATTCCAATGCCGAGATCTCTGCTTGTTTCGATTCCCCTTCCGATAACCTCCGGTTCTCCATCACCGAGACTCTAGGATGTGTTCTCGCTAGAGACGATCTCGTAACGTTGTGTGAAAGCAATGTTAATCTTCTCGATAAGGTATCAGCTTGGTGGGCTCGGATTGGGCAGAATATGTTGGACAAGTCCGACACGGTTTCGAAGGTAGCATTTGAATCCGTGGGGAGATTATTTCAGGAATTGGATTCAAAAAGGATGAGCAGATTAGCTGGTGATAAGCTTGTTGATAGTGAAAATTCTTTGGCTATAAGGTCAAATTGGGTTTCTTCAATGGTTGATTTCGTTTGGAAAAAGCGCAGCACTTTAATGGCAAGGTCATTGATTTTGCCGGTTGAGAGTTTTCGAGCAACtgtttttcctttagtttttgcAGTTAAGGCAGTGGCTTCGGGGGGATTGGAAGTTATAAGGAAGATTTCAAAGGGTTCTAAAGTGAATGGGACTGTGGTGGATTCCAATGCGGAGAAATTAGTTGGTGTGTCTGATTTAGTCACTCATTTGGCTCCATTTCTGGCATCTTCGCTGGAACCTGCATTGATTTTTGACGTCGGGATTAATATGTTGTATTTGGCTGATGTGCCTGGAGGGAAGCCTGAGTGGGCTTCACAGTCAATAATTGCCATTTTGACACTTTGGGATAGACAGGAGTTTGCTTCTGCTAGAGAAAGTATTGTTCGAGCCGTTGTTACTAATCTTCATTTGCTTGATCTTCATATGCAg GTATCATTGTTCAAGAGGCTGCTTCTTATGGTAAGAAACCTGCGTGCAGAATCGGACCGAATGCATGCTTTAGCCTGTATTTGTCGGACAGCTTTATGTGTTGATCTCTTTGCAAAGGAAAGTGTGCGAAGAGGTCAGAAGCCTCTTGCCGGAACTGATATAGCTTCTCTTTTTGAGGATCCTAGTGTAAAAGATGATCTTCATAATGTTACAAGTAAAAGCTTGTTCAGAGAGGAGTTGGTAGCAACTCTTGTTGAAAGTTGCTTCCAGTTGTCATTACCTTTACCTGAACAAAAGAATTCAGGTATGGAGAGTAGAGTGATTGGAGCCTTGGCATATGGAACAGGGTATGGTGCATTAAACTGGACAGAGACAGCTCTGGAAGTGGTGGAAGTTTGCAGACCTTGTGTCAAATGGGACTGTGATGGAAGGACTTATGCAGTTGATTGCTATTTGAAGCTGCTTGTTCGGCTCTGTCATATTTATGATACCCGGGGAGGTGTGAAAAGAGTCAAAGATGGGGCTTCCCAAGACCAAATCTTAAATGAGACGAGATTGCAGAACTTACAGCGTGATCTTGTAAAAGATCTGCGTGAG GTAAGTACCTCGAGAATATGTGCACGTCTTCTTTGGGCTATTTCGGAACACATAAACCTAGAAGGCCTGGACCCACTTCTTGCTGATGATCCTGAGGATCCTCTAAACATCATCGTGTCAAATATCCACAAAGTCCTCTTCAATGCGGATGCATCTACTGATACAACAAATAGGCCTCAAGATGTTCAGGCTGCTCTTCTATGTGCTCAGCGGTTGGGATCTCGTCATGCTAGGGCTGGCCAGTTACTAACAAAGGAGCTCGAAGAGTTCAGAACCTGTACCTTGGCTGATTCTGTCAACAAGCACCAGTGCCGTATGATTTTGCAGAGAATTAAATACATCTCTAACCGCCCTGAAAGCAG gtGGGTAGGGGCTAGTGAAGCTAGAGGAGACTACCCATTTAGCCACCATAAACTGACTGTTCAGTTTTATGATGCATCAGCTGCCCAAGATAGAAAACTGGAAGGGTTGGTTCATAAGGCTATTTTGGAGCTTTGGAGGCCAGACCCTAGTGAATTAACACTTCTACTAACAAAGGGAATAGACTCCGCATCACTTAAGGTTCCTCCAACTGCTCGTACTTTGACTGGGAGCAGTGATCCCTGCTACATTGAGGCCTATCATCTGGCAGATGCAGGAGATGGAAGGATCACTCTACATCTAAAG GTTCTTAATTTGACGGAATTGGAACTAAATCGTGTTGATGTGAGGGTTGGATTATCTGGTTCTTTGTATTTTATGGATGGGTCTCCTCTAGCAGTACGGCAGTTGCGTAATCTTGTTTCTCAG GATCCTGTGCTTTGCAGTGTGACAGTAGGTGTTTCTCAATTTGAAAGATGTGGcttttgggttcaagtcttaTACTACCCATTCTTTGGAAGTGGTACTGTAGGAGATTATGATGGTGACTACTCTGAAGAGGATCCACAAATTATGAGGCTAAAGAGAAGCTTAAGGCCAGAACTCGGAGAACCTGTGATTTTGAGGTGTCAGCCTTACAAAATTCCATTGACCGAGCTTCTCTTGCCACATAAAATTTCACCTGTCGAGTTTTTCCGTCTATGGCCTAGTTTGCCAGCTATTGTGGAATACACTGGCACATACATTTATGAAGGAAGTGGCTTCAAGGCTACTGCTGCGCAGCAGTATGGGTCTTCTCCATTTTTGAGTGGACTGAAATCACTGTATTCCAAGCCTTTCCACAGAGTTTGTTCACACATCATTCGCACTGTGGCTGGGTTTCAG CTATGTTATGCTGCAAAAACTTGGCATGGGGGCTTCTTGGGCCTGATGATTTTTGGAGCTAGTGAAGTGAGCAGGAATGTTGATTTGGGTGACGAAACAACAACCATGATGTGCAAATTTGTGGTCCGAGCTTCAGATGCATCAATCACTAAACAGATCGAATCGGATCCGCAAGGTTGGTTGGATGACCTGACTGATGGGGGTGTTGAATACATGCCCGAAGACGAGGTGAAGGTGGCAGCCACGGAGAGGCTCAGAATTTCAATGGAACGAATAGCGTTGTTAAAGGCTGCACAGCCAAAGAAAACTCTGAAAACCGAGGATAAAGCGGAAGATGAGGAGAGCGACGAAGACGAAGACGATGAAgataaagagaagaaaaagaagaaagaaggggAGGAAGATGATAAGGCAAAAGGACCTTCAACGCTGTCAAAGCTAACCGCAGAAGAAGCGGAGCACCGCGCACTGCAAGCAGCTGTGCTACAGGAATGGCACATGTTGTGTAAAGATCGAAGCATGAAAGTGGGTTAA
- the LOC105798428 gene encoding COP9 signalosome complex subunit 3 isoform X1 — protein MNSVEGLVNQIQGLSTTASDVLSLQNLLKQADDSLHAESTRLLPFLDQLDPSKHSLGYLYFLEACTAGPVTKEQAGSYVLMIARFITSCIAEQIRLAPDKFITVCKRFKDQVLLLEEPLRGVAPMLTAIRKLQSSSEHLTALHPEFLLLCLLSRCYKAGLSILEEDVFEVDQPRDLFLFCYYGGMISIGKKWFRKALELLHNVVTAPMSTVNAIAVEAFKKYILVSLIHHGQSPTNLPKYASSVAQRNLKNLCQPYIELANSYSNGKIADIETYVEANKDKFESDNNLGLVKQAVSSMYKRNIQRLTQTYLTLSLQDIANRVQLNSPKEAEMHVLQMIKDGEIYATINQKDGMVRFLEDPEQYKTCEMIEHIDSSIQRLMTLSKKLNGVDELMSCDPLYLLKAGRERQRFDFDDFDNVPQRFNI, from the exons ATGAACTCAGTGGAAGGTTTAGTGAATCAAATCCAGGGACTATCAACCACTGCCTCCGATGTTTTATCgctgcaaaatttgcttaaacAAGCTGATGACTCGCTCCATGCCGAGTCCACTCGGTTGTTGCCTTTTCTCGACCAACTCGACCCTTCCAAGCACTCTCTGGGTTACCTCTATTTCCT GGAGGCATGCACTGCTGGTCCAGTTACAAAAGAGCAAGCTGGTTCATATGTGTTAATGATTGCCAGATTTATCACTTCATGCATTGCTGAGCAAATTCGATTGGCGCCTGATAAGT TTATAACCGTGTGTAAGAGGTTCAAAGACCAAGTTCTTTTGCTCGAGGAGCCCTTGCGTGGGGTGGCTCCAATGCTGACCGCTATTCGAAAGCTTCAGTCATCTTCCGAACATTTGACTGCTTTACACCCGGAGTTTCTCTTGCTTTGTTTGCTGTCAAGGTGCTATAAAGCTGGTCTTTCCATTCTGGAAGAAGATGTTTTCGAGGTTGATCAACCAAGAGaccttttccttttttgctATTACGG GGGAATGATAAGCATTGGAAAAAAGTGGTTCCGGAAAGCATTGGAGCTTCTACACAAT GTTGTGACTGCTCCAATGTCTACCGTTAATGCTATAGCTGTCGAGGCTTTTAAAAAGTACATATTGGTCTCCCTTATTCACCATGGACAG TCCCCTACCAATCTCCCTAAGTATGCTTCTTCAGTTGCGCAGAGAAATTTGAAGAACTTATGTCAG CCATATATCGAACTGGCAAATAGTTATAGCAACGGCAAAATTGCAGACATAGAGACATATGTAGAGGCAAACAAGGATAAATTCGAAAGC GACAACAATCTAGGCTTGGTGAAGCAAGCTGTATCATCTATGTATAAACGAAATATCCAGAGGTTGACACAGACATATTTAACTCTCTCACTTCAAGATATTGCTAATAGAGTGCAACTGAATAGCCCTAAGGAAGCGGAAATGCATGTTCTTCAAATG attaaagATGGTGAGATATATGCAACGATAAACCAAAAGGATGGGATGGTTCGATTCCTAGAAGATCCCGAACAATATAAGACCTGCGAAATGATTGAGCATATTGACTCATCAATCCAAAG GTTGATGACCCTGTCTAAGAAGCTGAATGGTGTGGATGAACTAATGTCATGTGATCCATTGTATCTACTTAAG GCCGGGAGAGAGCGACAGAGGTTCGACTTTGATGACTTCGACAACGTTCCTCAAAGGTTTAACATATGA